One window from the genome of Anopheles merus strain MAF chromosome 3R, AmerM5.1, whole genome shotgun sequence encodes:
- the LOC121597335 gene encoding cytochrome c oxidase subunit 6C encodes MSEVATRIPKPVLRGLHNATIKRNLIVSGVLCTIAVVAMKVMHNDPKVRDYAEFYKTYDANKAFQRMKDAGLLQSVKD; translated from the exons ATGTCTGAAGTCGCTACCAGAATCCCGAAGCCCGTGCTGCGCGGCCTGCACAATGCCACCATCAAGCGCAACCTGATCGTGTCGGGCGTCCTCTGCACCATTGCCGTCGTTGCGATGAAGGTGATGCACAACGACCCGAAGGTGCGGGACTACGCCGAGTTCTACAA AACCTATGATGCAAACAAGGCGTTCCAGCGCATGAAGGATGCTGGTCTGCTGCAATCGGTCAAGGATTAG
- the LOC121597334 gene encoding fidgetin-like protein 1, translating to MEDSIGTVEEIYLCLRTLKETSSHKDANQAVNDVRNLNYLLHMESLQIDDERLSAQLLSEGLHKYQDLMTNPDGVNNYCDDVLELLNTQPSEVADDDFEIIDTALDDPVSYLPSEDCACYGSYENCCEDELSPTKLASILHKSKQCEEQHQQRIVDNRETKQQPAAAAATSYTVIEDISRRVFANGGNPAFTPKLPVAKPASKPPPAVPVPDHQEPKSVKHEGCSGSAFRTAKDELHIQNMKKYGTTNPPGKAPLFAYGRKTLGGRRMLGSKFVCPVRSDNEDRSTGAPHNGSDDGRSGQYRGYSNDNSSNEDSQEDEIDERLRNIDPKMVELIRSEIMDRFQPLSWDDIAGLEYAKTIIKEAVVWPILRPDIFTGLRKPPRGILLFGPPGTGKTLIGKCIASQSKSTFFSISASSLTSKWIGDGEKMVRALFAVAAVHQPAVVFIDEIDSLLCQRSETEHESSRRLKTEFLVQLDGAATAEDERILIVGATNRPQELDEAARRRLVKRLYIPLPERSARIQILNRLLDRERNSLETDEIARIGDLTEGFSGADMKVLCHEASMGPIRSIPFDQLGDIAKDQVRPICYEDFRLALTKVKASVSQDDLQQYVVWDRTYGAGAI from the exons ATGGAAGACTCTATTGGAACCGTTGAGGAGATATATCTCTGTTTGCGTACATTGAAAGAAACTTCATCCCACAAAGACGCGAACCAAGCAGTAAACGATGTGCGAAATTTGAACTATCTGCTCCATATGGAATCGCTGCAAAT AGACGATGAAAGACTATCAGCACAGCTGCTGAGCGAAGGTTTGCACAAGTACCAAGATTTAATGACCAATCCCGACGGCGTTAACAACTACTGTGACGATGTGCTGGAGCTGCTTAACACTCAGCCGTCGGAGGTGGCTGACGATGACTTTGAAATCATCGATACGGCGTTGGATGATCCGGTCTCATATTTGCCAAGCGAGGACTGTGCCTGTTACGGATCGTACGAGAACTGTTGTGAGGACGAACTTTCCCCAACCAAACTTGCGAGCATCCTGCACAAATCGAAACAATGCGAAGAGCAGCACCAACAGCGAATCGTTGATAACCgcgaaacgaaacaacaaccggctgctgctgcagcaaccAGTTATACCGTCATTGAGGACATTTCACGTCGTGTATTTGCAAACGGTGGCAATCCAGCATTCACTCCTAAACTTCCTGTTGCCAAACCGGCATCGAAACCGCCACCTGCCGTACCAGTACCAGATCACCAGGAGCCTAAATCTGTTAAGCATGAAGGTTGTAGTGGTAGTGCTTTCCGAACGGCAAAAGATGAATTGCACATACAAAACATGAAG AAATACGGCACTACGAATCCGCCCGGCAAGGCGCCACTATTTGCGTACGGTCGCAAAACGCTCGGAGGGCGGCGAATGCTTGGCAGTAAGTTCGTCTGTCCAGTGCGGTCTGACAATGAGGATCGCTCCACTGGAGCGCCTCACAATGGTTCGGATGATGGTCGGTCAGGGCAGTACCGCGGATATAGCAACGATAACAGCAGCAACGAGGACAGCCAGGAGGATGAGATCGATGAGCGGTTGAGAAACATCGACCCAAAAATGGTGGAATTGATTCGCAGCGAGATCATGGACCGGTTTCAACCACTTTCCTGGGACGATATTGCCGGCTTGGAGTATGCAAAAACCATCATCAAGGAGGCGGTTGTGTGGCCAATTCTGCGGCCAGATATTTTTACCGGTTTGCGCAAACCACCCCGTGGTATACTGCTGTTTGGACCACCCGGTACGGGCAAAACACTTATTGGTAAATGTATAGCGTCGCAGTCGAAATCCACATTCTTTAGCATCAGCGCCTCTTCGCTTACCTCGAAATGGATTGGTGATGGGGAGAAGATGGTGCGGGCCTTGTTTGCGGTGGCAGCTGTTCATCAACCGGCGGTCGTCTTCATCGATGAGATCGATTCCCTACTCTGCCAACGGTCGGAGACCGAACATGAAAGCTCGCGCCGCTTGAAGACGGAATTTTTGGTACAACTGGACGGAGCCGCAACGGCGGAAGACGAGCGAATTCTTATTGTTGGTGCAACGAACCGACCGCAGGAGCTGGACGAAGCAGCACGCCGTCGCCTGGTGAAGAGGCTGTACATTCCACTGCCGGAACGGTCGGCCCGTATACAAATTCTTAATCGACTGCTGGACCGAGAACGCAACAGCTTGGAAACGGATGAAATTGCACGCATTGGCGATCTTACGGAAGGTTTTTCGGGTGCGGACATGAAAGTGTTGTGCCACGAAGCTTCCATGGGGCCAATTCGCTCCATTCCGTTCGACCAGTTGGGTGACATCGCGAAGGATCAGGTTCGACCGATATGTTACGAGGATTTCCGCTTAGCTCTGACAAAGGTGAAGGCCAGCGTATCACAGGACGATTTGCAACAGTACGTAGTTTGGGATCGTACATACGGGGCCGGCGCAATTTAG